The proteins below are encoded in one region of Metabacillus dongyingensis:
- a CDS encoding CobW family GTP-binding protein, producing MKSVEVYILSGFLGAGKTTLLKNILKQEQNKNRKIAVIMNELGKVSIDSDAVSDDIPLKELLNGCVCCTMQGQLEAQLQGMLSQYDLDAIYIETTGAAHPIEVLDACLSPVFAEKLAIGSIVTLIDGARYHDRHALSIQLQKLLHEQIHHADIVLLNKVDNLSESEQASLVFDIQNIAPDSKVLLTQYANIRLSDFQQLTRKQQKEHQKTHVSLDLHLKTYVHTFTEQIDFEAFEDFLRNMPDTIYRIKGYLSFTHSEDTYLFQYSYGMPLYLKEPVKMKKTLVFIGENLDHSGLKNQLNALQK from the coding sequence ATGAAATCTGTTGAAGTATACATATTATCCGGATTTTTAGGAGCGGGTAAAACAACGCTTTTAAAAAATATTTTAAAACAAGAACAAAATAAAAACCGTAAAATTGCCGTTATTATGAATGAACTCGGGAAAGTTTCCATCGATTCGGACGCTGTCTCAGATGATATTCCCTTAAAAGAGCTTCTAAATGGATGTGTATGCTGCACAATGCAAGGCCAGCTAGAAGCACAGCTCCAGGGTATGCTCTCTCAATACGATCTTGATGCCATCTACATAGAAACAACTGGGGCGGCACATCCAATTGAAGTGCTGGATGCTTGTTTATCGCCTGTTTTTGCTGAAAAACTAGCGATAGGATCCATTGTTACACTTATAGATGGTGCCCGTTATCACGATCGCCATGCCTTAAGTATTCAGCTTCAAAAACTTCTGCATGAACAAATTCATCATGCAGACATTGTCCTCTTAAATAAAGTGGACAATCTCTCAGAATCAGAACAGGCATCCCTTGTCTTTGACATTCAAAACATTGCCCCTGATTCCAAGGTGCTGCTGACTCAGTACGCCAATATAAGATTAAGCGATTTTCAGCAATTAACCCGCAAGCAGCAGAAGGAGCATCAGAAAACACATGTAAGCCTTGATCTGCATTTAAAAACATATGTTCATACTTTTACAGAACAAATTGATTTTGAAGCTTTTGAGGATTTTCTGAGAAACATGCCTGATACGATCTACCGCATAAAGGGTTACCTTTCCTTCACACATTCTGAGGATACGTACCTGTTTCAGTATTCATATGGCATGCCGCTCTACTTAAAAGAGCCTGTAAAAATGAAAAAGACGCTTGTTTTTATCGGCGAAAATTTAGATCATTCAGGGCTGAAGAATCAGCTGAATGCCTTGCAGAAATAG
- a CDS encoding DUF6884 domain-containing protein encodes MKQLCVIPCGNKKIWDKEPHLGKVEAQNAYTGTFHLLCRQYAEKFFDDWVILSAKHGFLLPEDFVPGNYNVSFSMKTEEVIRLEELNMQAYEKNLHQFNKFVVLGGKKFRPIIETAVEGEYIYPLQGCTGIGYMQQMLKKAVLTNHSLHD; translated from the coding sequence TTGAAACAGTTATGTGTTATACCATGCGGAAATAAAAAAATTTGGGATAAGGAGCCTCATCTTGGAAAAGTTGAAGCTCAAAATGCCTATACGGGAACCTTTCATTTGCTCTGCCGGCAGTATGCCGAAAAGTTTTTCGATGATTGGGTCATTCTTTCTGCTAAACATGGCTTCTTACTCCCTGAGGATTTTGTTCCGGGCAATTACAATGTCTCGTTCAGCATGAAAACAGAAGAAGTGATAAGACTTGAAGAGCTGAACATGCAGGCTTATGAAAAGAACCTGCATCAATTTAATAAGTTTGTTGTGCTTGGAGGCAAGAAATTCAGACCCATTATAGAAACTGCGGTTGAAGGGGAATACATTTATCCGCTGCAGGGCTGTACAGGAATCGGATATATGCAGCAAATGCTAAAAAAAGCGGTTCTTACAAATCATAGTCTCCATGATTGA
- the abc-f gene encoding ribosomal protection-like ABC-F family protein, with the protein MGKNERLKQRSANTILNVKDVKKQYGDKVILENIQFELKQGDCAGLVGYNGAGKTTLANLIFGKLLPDEGSIYRKKDLKVGYLMQSVDYTVHDFKGVLEDQSFEAIFETTKKLGLEKVQNWEDDRLHHLSGGEKLKLALAHVWASNPDLLILDEPTNHLDYQGIEWLVDQLRTFSGAVLIISHDRYFLDRTVSYIFELENKKMVEYKGNYTAYRIEKKRLLEEQKHQYEVQQRYKAKIEGQMENLKNWSDKAHRESTKQGSPSERKQMGFKEYNRVKAKKMDIQVRSKMKRLTAELEKNKIEKPQEEAKILFQFDSSGKRGRRVLEAKDLEKTFGQLSLIKKSHFYIKHGERIGMIGKNGAGKSTLIRMIQGMEDVTGGELWKSETMKIAYLSQDVNDLKEDATVLRALDLHEREQILRARTIFANMGLPEEKLQQTIGSLSLGERTRVKLVSMILKEYDVLILDEPTNHLDLPSREQLEETLDEFEGTIIIVSHDQYFINKLCDKLLVFEDGTVRRVEMKLDDYFSRSKSESNETDIEKELLKIDHQLTAVLSKLSVISRDDPSFELLDEEYSRLLKAKKKLTG; encoded by the coding sequence ATGGGTAAAAATGAAAGATTAAAACAGCGAAGTGCAAATACAATCCTTAATGTAAAGGATGTAAAAAAACAATATGGAGATAAAGTGATACTTGAAAACATACAGTTTGAATTGAAACAAGGAGATTGTGCGGGATTAGTCGGATACAACGGTGCAGGCAAGACGACCTTAGCCAATCTGATTTTTGGGAAGCTTCTTCCTGATGAAGGCAGCATCTACAGAAAAAAAGACCTGAAAGTCGGATATCTGATGCAATCAGTTGATTACACCGTACATGATTTTAAAGGTGTTTTGGAAGATCAAAGCTTCGAAGCAATCTTTGAAACGACAAAAAAATTAGGACTTGAAAAAGTGCAGAATTGGGAAGATGACCGGCTTCATCATTTAAGCGGCGGTGAGAAGCTGAAGCTCGCACTCGCTCATGTATGGGCCTCAAACCCCGATCTGCTGATTCTGGATGAACCGACCAATCATTTGGACTATCAGGGAATAGAATGGCTTGTGGATCAGCTGAGGACGTTTAGCGGAGCTGTGCTGATTATCTCACATGACAGGTATTTTCTCGACAGAACCGTATCTTATATTTTTGAACTTGAAAATAAGAAGATGGTGGAATACAAAGGGAATTACACAGCTTACAGGATCGAGAAGAAAAGGCTCTTGGAAGAACAAAAGCATCAGTATGAAGTGCAGCAGCGGTATAAAGCAAAAATTGAAGGGCAAATGGAAAATTTAAAGAATTGGTCAGATAAAGCTCACCGTGAATCAACCAAGCAGGGAAGTCCTTCTGAACGGAAACAAATGGGTTTTAAAGAATACAACAGAGTAAAGGCAAAAAAAATGGACATTCAGGTTCGTTCTAAGATGAAGCGGTTAACGGCTGAGCTTGAAAAAAATAAAATAGAAAAGCCGCAAGAAGAAGCGAAAATCTTGTTTCAGTTCGATTCAAGCGGCAAGAGGGGCAGACGTGTACTTGAAGCAAAGGATCTTGAAAAAACGTTTGGGCAGCTGTCCTTGATTAAGAAAAGCCATTTTTATATTAAACATGGCGAGAGAATTGGCATGATTGGAAAAAACGGTGCAGGTAAATCGACGCTTATCCGGATGATTCAAGGCATGGAAGACGTAACCGGAGGCGAGTTATGGAAAAGCGAAACGATGAAAATCGCTTATTTAAGTCAGGATGTGAATGATTTAAAAGAAGATGCAACGGTTCTTCGGGCTCTTGATCTTCATGAGAGGGAACAGATCCTAAGAGCGCGGACCATTTTCGCAAATATGGGGCTGCCTGAAGAAAAACTTCAGCAGACAATCGGTTCACTTAGCCTGGGTGAACGTACAAGGGTGAAGCTCGTGTCTATGATCCTTAAAGAATATGACGTTCTCATACTCGATGAGCCGACAAACCATTTGGACCTCCCGAGCCGCGAACAGCTAGAGGAGACCCTTGATGAGTTTGAAGGGACCATCATCATTGTCTCTCACGATCAGTATTTTATAAATAAATTATGTGATAAGCTGCTCGTATTTGAAGATGGGACCGTAAGAAGAGTGGAAATGAAGCTTGATGACTATTTTTCCAGGAGCAAAAGTGAATCGAATGAAACTGATATTGAGAAAGAGCTGCTTAAAATAGATCATCAGCTGACAGCTGTTTTAAGCAAGCTGAGTGTAATCAGCAGAGATGATCCTTCTTTTGAACTGCTTGATGAAGAGTACAGCAGACTTCTTAAAGCTAAGAAAAAGTTAACAGGCTGA
- a CDS encoding aminopeptidase — protein sequence MTSFQKNLEKYAELAVKVGVNIQKGQTLVINASIDAAEFVRLVVKKAYETGAKHVQVDWNDDEVTRTRFELAPQEAFEEFPEWRAKGLETLAENGAAFMSIVSSSPDLLKGIDSKRIAANSKAAGTALSTYRNYVQADKVSWSVIAVPSEKWAAKVFPEAGENAVEQLWDAIFKATRTDLEDPVAAWKEHDRSLNSKVEYLNGRKYKKLHYRAQGTDLTIELPEKHLWIGAGSVNEQGNEFMANMPTEEVFTVPEKEGVNGVVASTKPLSYGGNLIDNFSITFEKGRITDVKAEEGEEILKELTATDEGSHYLGEVALVPHDSPISMSNVLFYNTLFDENASNHLAIGNAYAFCIEGGKKMSREELEKNGVNSSITHVDFMIGSAEMDIDGILEDGTSEPLFRKGTWAI from the coding sequence ATGACCTCTTTTCAAAAAAATCTCGAAAAATATGCAGAGCTTGCTGTCAAAGTCGGAGTGAATATCCAAAAGGGGCAAACGCTTGTCATCAACGCTTCCATTGATGCAGCTGAGTTTGTTCGATTAGTTGTAAAAAAAGCCTATGAAACAGGTGCAAAACACGTGCAGGTAGACTGGAATGATGACGAAGTAACCCGTACAAGATTTGAGCTTGCACCGCAGGAAGCTTTCGAAGAATTTCCTGAGTGGCGTGCAAAAGGGCTTGAAACGCTTGCCGAAAATGGCGCTGCATTTATGTCGATCGTTTCATCGTCCCCTGATTTATTAAAGGGCATTGACTCGAAGAGAATTGCTGCTAATTCAAAAGCTGCAGGCACTGCATTATCTACATACAGAAATTATGTTCAGGCAGACAAAGTAAGCTGGTCTGTGATTGCGGTCCCATCTGAGAAATGGGCTGCAAAAGTGTTTCCGGAAGCTGGTGAAAATGCAGTTGAACAGCTGTGGGATGCAATCTTCAAAGCAACCCGCACAGATCTTGAAGATCCTGTAGCAGCATGGAAGGAACATGACCGATCACTGAACAGCAAGGTAGAATATTTAAACGGCAGAAAATATAAAAAGCTCCATTACCGCGCACAGGGAACAGATTTAACAATCGAACTTCCTGAGAAACACCTATGGATTGGCGCTGGAAGCGTCAATGAACAAGGCAACGAATTTATGGCTAATATGCCGACAGAAGAAGTGTTCACTGTTCCTGAAAAAGAAGGCGTAAATGGTGTTGTAGCAAGCACAAAGCCCCTTAGCTACGGTGGTAATTTGATTGACAATTTTTCGATCACATTTGAAAAAGGCCGGATTACAGACGTCAAGGCAGAAGAAGGCGAAGAGATTTTAAAGGAACTCACAGCAACAGATGAGGGCTCGCATTACCTCGGAGAAGTGGCTCTTGTTCCTCATGATTCTCCTATTTCTATGTCAAATGTTTTATTTTATAATACACTTTTCGATGAAAATGCATCCAATCATTTAGCAATCGGCAATGCTTATGCTTTCTGTATTGAAGGCGGAAAGAAGATGTCCCGCGAAGAATTGGAGAAAAACGGCGTCAACTCAAGTATCACTCATGTTGATTTTATGATCGGTTCAGCAGAAATGGATATTGACGGCATTTTGGAAGACGGCACAAGCGAGCCTCTATTCAGAAAAGGCACTTGGGCAATCTAA
- a CDS encoding acyl-CoA dehydrogenase family protein: protein MVLDHQFIKTDRQRIFLEKAAELAQQFSVRADYYDKQALFPFENFNDLKRAGFLKLSIPQKYGGDDLTLYEFVLIQEKLAQGDGATALSLGWHLGILMNIRETEKWEEKTYARISREIIQFDKLLNSAASEPNGGSPARGGKPETTAKRNGEKWIINGKKIFTSLAPALDYFLITATIEDTGEVGEFIIPRESPGLSIEETWNTLGMRGTRSDDLILVNVVLEAEALTGLKTKSSKGPVPQGWLLHIPACYLGIAIAARNFAVQFAKKHQPNSLNHPIKDLPEVRRKIAKMDLSLLTARHLLYGTAEKWDASPNERNKLSAELAAAKTVATNTAVEVVDLAMRVVGGQSMFNSLPLQRYYRDVRAGLHNPPADEITYSILADQAFQGEEQGK, encoded by the coding sequence ATTGTGCTTGATCATCAATTCATCAAAACGGACAGACAACGGATATTTTTGGAGAAGGCTGCCGAGCTTGCACAGCAGTTCTCAGTGCGTGCCGATTATTACGATAAGCAGGCTCTTTTCCCTTTTGAAAATTTCAATGATTTAAAAAGAGCGGGCTTTTTGAAATTATCAATCCCTCAGAAATATGGCGGAGACGATCTGACTCTTTATGAATTCGTGTTAATACAGGAAAAGCTTGCACAGGGTGACGGAGCAACAGCTCTATCACTTGGATGGCATCTTGGAATTCTTATGAATATTAGAGAAACTGAAAAGTGGGAAGAAAAAACGTATGCACGGATTTCCCGAGAAATCATACAGTTCGACAAATTATTGAACAGTGCAGCGTCTGAACCGAATGGAGGAAGTCCTGCAAGAGGCGGAAAACCTGAAACGACGGCAAAACGCAATGGGGAGAAGTGGATCATTAACGGCAAGAAAATATTCACTTCACTTGCACCTGCGCTTGATTATTTCCTGATTACTGCAACAATAGAGGATACAGGCGAAGTGGGGGAATTTATTATTCCAAGGGAATCTCCCGGGCTGTCCATTGAAGAAACGTGGAACACGCTTGGAATGAGAGGAACAAGAAGCGACGATTTAATTCTTGTGAATGTGGTACTCGAAGCAGAGGCCTTAACGGGTTTGAAAACGAAATCTTCTAAAGGACCGGTTCCGCAAGGCTGGCTGCTCCATATACCGGCATGTTACTTGGGAATTGCCATTGCAGCAAGAAATTTTGCTGTTCAGTTTGCAAAAAAACATCAGCCAAACAGCTTAAATCATCCAATTAAAGATCTGCCTGAAGTAAGAAGAAAAATAGCAAAAATGGATCTTTCGCTTCTGACGGCGAGACATCTTTTATACGGTACAGCGGAAAAATGGGACGCATCACCTAATGAGCGAAATAAGCTCTCAGCTGAACTTGCAGCTGCCAAGACAGTTGCTACAAATACAGCAGTCGAAGTGGTAGATTTAGCCATGCGAGTAGTTGGGGGGCAAAGCATGTTTAATTCCCTTCCCCTCCAAAGATATTACAGAGATGTAAGAGCGGGACTACATAATCCTCCGGCTGATGAGATTACATATTCGATTCTTGCAGACCAGGCTTTTCAAGGAGAGGAACAAGGTAAATGA
- a CDS encoding acyl-CoA thioesterase yields MGTSGNKKKSIEKGSASKVEVKFCRHSFVVKTSIVLPSDTNNYGTLFGGKLMAYIDDVAAISAIRHARAHVVTASTDSVDFLHPIYEGNSVCLEAFVTYTGRTSMEVFVKVIAEDLLNGNRNVCALSFLTMVAVDEHNRPTPVPNVIPESETEKMLNDSALKRAEIRKKRKEDTESMAAAFGTDYPWL; encoded by the coding sequence ATGGGAACTTCAGGGAATAAGAAAAAGAGTATTGAAAAAGGAAGTGCATCTAAAGTGGAAGTGAAATTCTGTAGACATTCTTTTGTAGTAAAAACCAGTATCGTGCTCCCCTCTGATACAAACAATTATGGAACATTGTTCGGAGGGAAGCTTATGGCTTATATCGATGACGTAGCAGCCATTTCTGCAATCAGACATGCCCGGGCGCATGTTGTCACTGCTTCAACGGACTCTGTTGATTTTCTGCATCCAATATATGAAGGAAACTCAGTTTGTCTTGAAGCGTTTGTGACATATACGGGAAGAACATCAATGGAGGTTTTTGTAAAAGTCATTGCAGAAGACCTCCTGAACGGAAATCGAAATGTTTGCGCTCTATCCTTTCTTACAATGGTCGCCGTTGATGAACACAATAGACCTACTCCCGTACCAAATGTTATTCCCGAGTCAGAAACAGAAAAGATGCTGAACGACTCTGCACTTAAGCGTGCAGAAATCCGGAAAAAGCGAAAAGAAGACACTGAATCAATGGCAGCCGCATTCGGAACCGATTATCCCTGGCTGTAA
- a CDS encoding aminoglycoside phosphotransferase family protein, whose protein sequence is MNLSSEFKQTIIGVHGDSGEAWLRELPYHIARCEQTYGLKIGDPYKLTYHYVAQASMENGEEAVVKIGLPNHKDLIAECIALKIMGSGNGMVKLIDDHLNQGLLILEKLNPGTMLSEVNSDETAVSIASSVMKKIWQPYAGDHDFPHLSDWMAGLRRVEQNIIAEKWIHKAEILFDDLINSSTNPILLHGDLHQDNILKKGKDWLAIDPKGVIGEAEYEVTSFSKNYLFDKKNPKDVLRKRLDLFEKELGLDRTRMIGWGFCQAVLSACWCLEDGAACFEENLHLAEMYDVMM, encoded by the coding sequence ATGAACCTTTCAAGCGAGTTTAAACAGACAATTATCGGAGTTCATGGAGATTCAGGAGAAGCATGGCTGCGTGAACTGCCTTACCATATTGCCCGCTGTGAGCAGACATACGGTCTTAAAATAGGTGATCCTTATAAATTGACGTATCATTATGTGGCACAGGCTAGTATGGAAAATGGAGAAGAGGCAGTTGTTAAAATCGGTCTTCCCAACCACAAAGATTTAATCGCAGAGTGCATCGCTTTAAAGATAATGGGCAGCGGCAATGGCATGGTAAAGCTGATTGATGACCATTTAAATCAGGGACTATTAATTTTAGAAAAATTAAACCCAGGCACCATGCTGTCAGAGGTGAACAGCGATGAAACGGCTGTTTCAATTGCTTCATCTGTTATGAAGAAAATTTGGCAGCCTTATGCAGGTGACCATGATTTCCCCCACTTGTCAGATTGGATGGCGGGTTTGAGGAGGGTGGAGCAAAATATCATTGCTGAAAAATGGATTCATAAAGCGGAAATTCTTTTTGATGATTTAATTAACTCCAGTACTAACCCCATTCTTCTGCATGGAGATCTTCATCAGGACAATATCTTGAAAAAGGGCAAGGACTGGCTTGCCATAGACCCTAAGGGGGTTATAGGGGAAGCGGAATATGAAGTAACAAGCTTTTCCAAAAATTATCTATTTGATAAAAAAAATCCTAAGGATGTGCTGAGAAAGAGACTTGACCTGTTTGAAAAAGAATTAGGCCTGGACCGAACCCGGATGATTGGCTGGGGCTTTTGTCAGGCTGTACTGAGTGCATGCTGGTGTCTTGAGGATGGGGCAGCATGTTTTGAAGAGAATCTTCATCTGGCCGAGATGTACGATGTCATGATGTAA
- a CDS encoding ketopantoate reductase family protein, with protein sequence MKVLVVGAGAVGGYFGARLAEKGEDVTFLVREKRAHLLNKHGLQVKSIHGDYHFHAKTLLAGDNRETFDLILLSVKAYHLEKVVEELTPFAGDQTLIMPLLNGFAHLEMLQERFSKQRVIGGLCFIESTVDQEGAIVQTSPIHELVYGALFGQQTEKVEKLKALFAGTNAEIRNSDRILADMWHKYMFISGLSGVTTLFRSPIGPIRENEFGLNVIEKLFYEIGSIMRAEGAPIADGIEDIQLKKILNMTEGMKSSMQRDMEKLTEVEADHLQGYLLKLAEKHKIDAPILSIVYSNLKIYEKNR encoded by the coding sequence TCACATTTTTAGTCAGAGAAAAAAGGGCACATTTACTGAATAAGCATGGATTACAAGTTAAAAGTATACACGGTGACTATCACTTTCATGCTAAAACATTGCTTGCAGGAGATAATAGGGAAACATTTGATCTCATTTTGTTATCTGTGAAAGCGTATCATCTGGAAAAGGTCGTGGAAGAATTAACTCCATTTGCAGGAGATCAAACACTCATTATGCCGCTGCTGAATGGCTTCGCCCACTTGGAAATGCTGCAGGAGAGATTTTCGAAACAGCGTGTAATCGGCGGTTTATGTTTTATTGAATCGACAGTAGATCAGGAAGGTGCGATCGTGCAGACCAGTCCGATCCATGAGCTTGTATACGGCGCCCTATTTGGCCAGCAGACGGAAAAAGTGGAAAAACTTAAAGCATTATTTGCAGGAACAAATGCCGAAATTCGAAATAGTGACAGGATTCTTGCTGATATGTGGCATAAATATATGTTTATCTCAGGTTTGTCTGGTGTAACCACGCTGTTCCGTTCACCAATCGGGCCTATTCGAGAAAATGAATTCGGCTTGAATGTTATTGAGAAACTCTTTTATGAAATCGGATCGATTATGCGTGCTGAAGGTGCGCCAATTGCTGACGGCATTGAAGATATTCAGCTTAAAAAAATACTTAACATGACAGAGGGAATGAAGTCTTCCATGCAGAGGGATATGGAGAAGCTGACAGAAGTTGAGGCAGATCATTTGCAGGGGTACCTTTTGAAGCTTGCCGAAAAACACAAAATAGATGCACCGATTTTATCCATTGTGTATTCAAATTTAAAAATATACGAGAAGAATCGTTAA
- the mreBH gene encoding rod-share determining protein MreBH: MFSTSEIGIDLGTANILVYSKDKGIAINEPSVVAIDTVTKNVLAVGTEAKSMIGKTPGKIVAVRPLKDGVIADYDVTTEMLKQIMKKASKKLGFSIRKPTVVVCTPSGATSVERRAIHDAVKNAGAKIVHLIEEPVAAAIGADLPVDEPIANVIVDIGGGTTEVAIISFGGVVSCHSIRIGGDQLDEDIIGYVRKNYNLLIGERTAENIKMEIGYALVKHDELLMEVRGRDLVTGLPKTITLSSTEMQNSMRESLLHILEAIRATLEDCPPELSGDIVDRGVILTGGGALMKGMQEWLSEEIVVPVHLAPSPLESVAIGTGRSLQVIHKLQKVSK; the protein is encoded by the coding sequence ATGTTTTCTACTTCTGAAATTGGTATTGACTTAGGTACAGCAAATATTCTTGTATACAGCAAGGATAAAGGAATCGCAATAAATGAACCGTCCGTTGTGGCGATTGATACAGTAACAAAAAATGTTTTGGCTGTAGGGACGGAAGCAAAAAGCATGATCGGCAAAACGCCTGGTAAAATTGTGGCGGTCAGACCGCTAAAAGATGGCGTAATTGCTGATTATGATGTAACAACTGAAATGCTTAAGCAAATTATGAAAAAAGCTTCAAAAAAATTAGGTTTTTCTATTAGAAAGCCTACTGTTGTTGTATGTACTCCATCAGGTGCAACCAGTGTTGAACGCCGTGCCATTCACGATGCGGTAAAAAATGCAGGTGCTAAAATCGTTCATTTAATTGAGGAGCCGGTTGCAGCAGCTATTGGTGCAGATCTTCCTGTAGATGAACCGATCGCTAATGTGATTGTTGATATCGGCGGCGGTACAACAGAGGTTGCCATTATCTCTTTTGGCGGGGTTGTATCATGCCACTCCATCAGAATCGGCGGTGATCAGCTTGATGAGGATATTATTGGATATGTCCGTAAAAACTATAACCTGTTAATCGGCGAGCGCACTGCTGAAAACATTAAGATGGAAATCGGCTATGCTCTTGTCAAGCATGACGAGCTGTTAATGGAAGTCAGAGGACGTGACTTGGTTACAGGTCTTCCAAAGACGATAACTCTATCTTCAACAGAAATGCAGAATTCAATGAGAGAATCATTGCTTCATATACTGGAAGCGATTCGTGCTACCCTTGAAGACTGTCCTCCTGAGCTTAGCGGTGATATTGTAGACCGCGGAGTTATTCTGACAGGCGGCGGTGCATTAATGAAAGGCATGCAGGAATGGCTCAGTGAAGAAATTGTCGTCCCTGTACACCTTGCTCCAAGCCCGCTTGAATCAGTTGCAATCGGAACAGGAAGATCTCTTCAGGTCATTCACAAGCTTCAAAAAGTTTCAAAATAA
- a CDS encoding DegV family protein yields MKKIAWVTDSVSCISEDTAEKYGFNVVPLSIIFDGNCYKDGIELTNEEFYKKLKASKVSPTTSQPAVGDFVELYEKLKQEYEMGIAIHVTSKVSGTLNASMLAAEIAGFNMVHIDSKIGAKAQEYMMLEGARMDREGYTGVEIAKHLQELPERVRGLNLIGSLEQLHKGGRVSGAGMVIGNLLQIRPIIEFQNGELVQLEKVRTTKKAENRIFELFKASYTEKGVYGVAVIHSNLFEKAREWKERLSQIDPALEIEVGDLSPVISAHVGEGTIGLMWFEKKTSDK; encoded by the coding sequence TTGAAAAAAATAGCATGGGTAACAGATAGTGTATCGTGTATTTCTGAAGATACAGCTGAAAAATACGGATTTAATGTTGTGCCGCTCTCCATTATATTTGATGGGAATTGTTATAAAGACGGCATTGAACTTACAAATGAAGAATTTTATAAAAAGTTAAAAGCATCGAAAGTTTCACCAACAACAAGTCAGCCTGCTGTAGGTGATTTCGTCGAATTATATGAGAAACTGAAACAGGAATACGAAATGGGGATTGCCATTCATGTGACTTCAAAAGTAAGCGGCACACTGAATGCTTCCATGCTCGCTGCTGAAATTGCCGGGTTTAATATGGTTCATATTGATTCAAAAATTGGCGCAAAAGCCCAGGAATATATGATGCTCGAGGGTGCCCGCATGGACCGGGAAGGGTATACAGGCGTAGAAATAGCCAAACATTTGCAGGAGCTTCCCGAGCGGGTAAGAGGGCTTAACTTGATCGGCAGCCTCGAACAGCTTCACAAAGGGGGACGTGTCTCCGGCGCAGGCATGGTGATCGGCAACCTGCTCCAAATTCGTCCCATTATTGAGTTTCAAAATGGCGAATTAGTGCAGCTGGAAAAAGTAAGAACGACGAAAAAAGCTGAAAACCGCATTTTTGAGCTTTTTAAAGCATCCTATACGGAGAAAGGCGTTTATGGAGTAGCTGTTATTCACAGCAATCTCTTCGAAAAAGCGAGAGAGTGGAAGGAAAGACTTTCACAAATCGACCCTGCATTAGAAATAGAAGTTGGAGATTTAAGTCCAGTTATTTCAGCACATGTTGGTGAAGGAACGATCGGACTGATGTGGTTTGAAAAGAAAACATCTGACAAATAA
- a CDS encoding VanW family protein → MEKEKLIMANNAVSAKAVSSKAMEMNREFALIDSRDGSTVTTFIPAADKNKEQHEKDMKALVRQMADKFDQPMTPSKVKNGKLFPGQSRVVLDEEALLNQLQNLSAFNQEIPLPITETAPNITQEALNGAKQTVIGSYKTAFNPSVAGRSTNIAISSNAINEIVLGPGDRFYFNLIVGERTPARGYQKALEIVNKEFVEGIGGGICQTSSTLYNAVAKAGLEIIELHHHSKTVGYVPINQDATVSWGGYDFKFMNNKDYPVIIKSITDQKSGTLEVQIIAASKI, encoded by the coding sequence GTGGAAAAAGAAAAACTTATCATGGCGAATAATGCCGTGAGTGCAAAAGCTGTTTCTTCAAAGGCGATGGAGATGAACCGGGAGTTTGCTCTGATTGACAGCAGAGACGGCAGCACAGTAACCACATTTATACCGGCTGCAGATAAAAATAAAGAGCAGCATGAAAAGGATATGAAGGCACTGGTCCGGCAGATGGCAGATAAATTTGATCAGCCGATGACCCCTTCAAAAGTTAAAAACGGCAAGCTTTTCCCGGGTCAAAGCCGAGTTGTCCTGGACGAAGAGGCTCTATTAAATCAATTGCAGAATCTTTCGGCTTTTAATCAGGAAATCCCGCTCCCTATCACGGAGACAGCTCCAAATATTACGCAGGAAGCCCTAAATGGCGCTAAACAAACAGTGATCGGAAGCTATAAAACAGCTTTCAATCCTTCTGTTGCAGGCAGAAGCACCAATATTGCCATTTCTTCGAATGCGATTAATGAAATTGTACTTGGTCCTGGAGACAGATTTTATTTTAATTTAATCGTCGGCGAGAGAACACCTGCACGCGGATATCAAAAAGCGCTTGAGATTGTAAATAAAGAGTTTGTCGAAGGAATCGGCGGAGGCATCTGCCAGACTTCAAGCACTTTGTACAATGCTGTTGCCAAGGCAGGTCTTGAAATAATCGAACTTCATCATCATTCTAAAACAGTCGGCTATGTCCCTATTAATCAGGATGCAACTGTTTCCTGGGGAGGCTACGATTTTAAATTCATGAATAATAAAGACTATCCAGTCATTATTAAATCCATAACCGATCAAAAAAGCGGTACTCTAGAGGTTCAAATTATAGCAGCTTCTAAAATCTAA